From the genome of Procambarus clarkii isolate CNS0578487 chromosome 66, FALCON_Pclarkii_2.0, whole genome shotgun sequence:
AGCCAGCAAGCCGGCCGTACGGCTAGATATATAGCCAGCAAGCCGGCCGTACGGCTAGATATATAGCCAGCAAGCCGGCCGTACGGCTAGATATATAGCCAGCAAGCCGGCCGTACGGCTAGATATATAGCCAGCAAGCCGGCCGTACGGCTAGATATATAGCCAGCAAGCCGGCCGTACGGCTAGATATATAGCCAGCAAGCCGGCCGTACGGCTAGATATATAGCCAGCAAGCCGGCCGTACGGCTAGATATATAGCCAGCAAGCCGGCCGTACGGCTAGATATATAGCCAGCAAGCCGGCCGTACGGCTAGATATATAGCCAGCAAGCCGGCCGTACGGCTAGATATATAGCCAGCAAGCCGGCCGTACGGCTAGATATATAGCCAGCAAGCCGGCCGTACGGCTAGATATATAGCCAGCAAGCCGGCCGTACGGCTAGATATATAGCCAGCAAGCCGGCCGTACGGCTAGATATATAGCCAGCAAGCCGGCCGTACGGCTAGATATATAGCCAGCAAGCCGGCCGTACGGCTAGATATATAGCCAGCAAGCCGGCCGTACGGCTAGATATATAGCCAGCAAGCCGGCCGTACGGCTAGATATATAGCCAGCAAGCCGGCCGTACGGCTAGATATATAGCCAGCAAGCCGGCCGTACGGCTAGATATATAGCCAGCAAGCCGGCCGTACGGCTAGATATATAGCCAGCAAGCCGGCCGTACGGCTAGATATATAGCCAGCAAGCCGGCCGTACGGCTAGATATATAGCCAGCAAGCCGGCCGTACGGCTAGATATATAGCCGGCCATACGGCTAGATATATAGCCAGCAAGCCGGCCATACGGCTAGATATATAGCCAGCAAGATGGCCATACGGCTAGATATATAGCCAGCAAGATGGCCATACGGCTAGATATATAGCCAGCAAGCCAGCCATACAGTTAGATATATAGCCAGCCATACAGTTAGATATATAGCCAGCCATACAGCTAGATATATAGCTAGCCATACAGCTAGATATATAGCCAGCCATACAGCTAGATATATAGCCAGCCATACAGCTAGATATATAGCCAGCCATACAGTTAGATATATAGCCAGCCATATAGCTAGATATATAGCCTGCTATATAGATAGCCGGCCATATAGCTATATAGATAGCCGGCCATATAGCTAGATATATAGCCGCCATATAGCTAGATATACAGCCGCCATATGGCTAGATATAAAGCCGTCATATAGCTAGATATAAAGccggtaatcttggacatagtatTTTTTATCCGTTGCATgtttgcctggggaccattcaggcttgttcgcatatatttaaatatatgtatgtcttttatatctactagtaTTCTAACTATTTTCTCCTATGATTTAGATGGAATTATGTTTAGACACCAGTATGTATTTACCTAATGGTGCCAATGGGGAGCAAGATTAGTTTTTGGGCCCTGTCTTTTAACTATTAGTGCCTGGTGCAATCATTCCAATACTCTCATTGTGCACtaattgtaaaaaaaaagtaCTTGCTTTGTGCTAGTGATAAGTAAGTGGAATGAGCTGAAAGTAGAGGTGGTGTAAGCCACCACTATCGAATTGAAAAACAAGTGCAATTGATAACTAGAAGATATCTTGCAACATTCTAGTAATGAGGCAAAGCCCAAGACCTATATTGGATATCTCATAGCTGCAGTTAAGCAAGCACCCTACTTtcttaatacttttttttttgtttttttttaacatattaCCATAAAATGCCCATATCCTGCCGGTGATTTTTAATTACCGGTACTGTACTCTTATTTTCACTAAAATgcactacagtacagtacttacctTTTCTCCAATGTCCTTGCCATACTCAATATCTAGCTCGTGGAGTGTTTCAATGTGGTCACTGGTGAAGGCAATGGGAACCAATATTATATTTTTCTTTCCTCTCTGCACCAAACCTGTGAAATATTAGTTATGGAAGTATTACATTGATAAATTACATctgtaatttattaaaaaaatataatatgcATATACAGTATTTCCACTTTGTCTCAGAATAGCCCATTGCATAACTATGGacaaatttaaaatatatttgagTTCAAAATAAAGTTCAATGAATGTCTTTAAAGACTGGATATAAAAGGTGTCTAGAAAACATCTGGTGGGGGAACAATTTCAGTAGATAACTGTGAAGTGTTATATTCCCTGATTAACTAACTGTACTGAAAGGTGCCTGCAGTGTAAGTTATTTAAATGCATGGTACTTGAAGATGAGGTACACAACTTTTGTTTAAGCTCCTGAAAGCAGTAGCAATTAAGAGATAAAGACAAGCAACTCCACAGTAGGGGGTCCTATTGCCTGTTGCTCTATACTCTATACGAGGATGTTGTTTCCCGGACCATCGCATGcgatatactgtacatacatcgTGTATTGATGGAGGACTCTGCTTTAAGACTGTGTTCTAAATAGAAATTGTAATCTGCTAGAAATAGCTTAAACACGCCTGCCTAATTTGACTAAAGAAAATCATTAGGAACATTTTCTAAGCCTGGACTAtgcaacacttggaagggatatgatgtTTCAAGCTGAACAGAAATTAGAAATCACTTTCAAAAAGCTGTAAACTCTTTTGCAAGAGAAAACATTGCACTGTATCTTGCTACAATCTGACCTTGTAATAGCTCTACAATTGTGAACAGGTAATGCGTTACAGCTCATTTATAAGCTCTGTGGCAAGTGAAATCACACATTGTTACCCACCCCAGCCACAATATGATTGATAACTTGTGCAATAAAATTGtctttttaaattaattaactAGTATTTTCTGAATAAATTCTCTTTATCTGATATGACAAATTATACATTGAACTATTTATTGATTTAAACATTGGTTGCCTATAACAAGAGATAAAGATTTGATTTAGAGAAAGCAGAATAAAAATGAGATGGCATTAACTTCAATAATATAATTTCAGTTGACTAACAATCTATAGAATTCAAAAGGTCATTACTTTTACATCATGTAACAGTACAGTATTACACCTACCCTTAATTGCATCATCAGTTGCTGGTGATAGCCAGGGTAGTGGGCCTACTTTGCTCTGCCACACAAGACGATAGGGATGTGTAAATCCTAATTCTTGCATCACCAACTGTACTGTAGCTCCCACCTCGGCCgagtagggatctccacggttaTTTTGCTGTCAAGGAAAACTGGTTTTAGTCATGGCTAAGCTATATTACAGTactgtgctgtgatacagaagttGATCTGCTGCATCTCCATTGATTTCCCCATCTTCCGTTAAAAATTTTTGTAAACAGCAAACAATGAAGCAGCATTCAAACAGTATTATAGAATCTGTTCACATACTGCATGGTAAAATAACTGATATCTGCCGAGCTATCAGAGGTCAAAGGAAAAATGAAAAGGTCAAAtgcataaaaaaaaaatcttgccACCTTGTACAATAATAATCTTAATGCTTCATAGGTCAAGAACTAGCCACTGAACAAGGGTACGGTTGATAACTGTCTGATTGGGTATAGGGTCTGTGTCTGGCAATGTAGATGTTAGGTTTATGTGAACCGAGTACAGTACAGCATTGAAAAGCAGGTGGGTATCACATTATTTATATAAAGTTTGTACCAGTTCAATTTCTTTATACATGTGCGATATGATTACCTGGCAATATACCGGCATTTGAGTGAGCAGGACAACCTGGCACACAAGTATTTATCCAAACACCTATACATTTCTGTTGATCAACATCAACAGACTAGATCCGTGTCATTTTATTGAAGATTTTGGTACACATCATCGATGTTTCCATGTCCGTATGAGTAATATGTAAGTACTGTAAAGTACAGTACCCATCTTTTACCTGCAATATGCATGAGCACTATTGTATAAACATACTAGCCTAGTCCATTCTTTCTGataattatttataataaatCAGTAAGGTTGGTGGTAATGTGCAATTAAAATATAGTTACAGAATATGTACAAAAGGTCAGTTAGTCACCAAGTTCAAATCATCAATAATACTACAGTAACTAATACAGGAACAAATAGTACTACACAGGTATTAAAATTCCCTGCTATTCTACTCTACCGATTTTGCAAGTCCTACTTAAAACCCAGGCGTGTTTCACCTCAACTGAAAAAAAATTTCCTCGTTTAACACAAATTTGCAATTCCCATTAATCTAGCAATATAAATACAGCAGTTTCAAAAGTCACAACAAAAGTAACCTTTAAGTTACGAAACAAAAAATTCAAATTACCAACTTTTAGTGGCAAAGAATGAGCTGAGAAGAGAATAAAAACATCTTTTTGTTTTTCCTTGGGAAACTGGTCTAGCTCCTTCTTGATGTTTTTGGCAAAGCACTTGACAAGGAAGGGATTTGTGCACCATCTATCAATCACACTCCATTTCATGTTAGTCTCAGCAGACCTGCAAAATAAAACATGTACAAGTAACAGTAATAATGTGTTAATGAAATGCTGACATTTTTTATGCATtcatttactattttatgcttaTAAGTTGCATACTGTACTTCAAAGAACTTTTCATGATGAAAATCTATATTTGTGTCCATGACAAAGCAACTTCAGAAAAATGTAGTGATAGATGACAGGAAAGAAACTATACAGTAACTGTATCTCATCCCTCaactcttcctccctcccaccaaaaaaataaaaaaggactaCTAATTTATACCCAAGAACAGCTCCAATAAACAATACAACCCTCTCCAAAAATCAAACATGGTATAAAAATTGAATGTCccaatgaaggatatcaccttcaATCTTCTTGCCAGaaatgctgtgcgtattagtggctttaggtattttatgtactagctctatctataaatccaacattatgtttgtaactcatcttctgtgtatgtacttttacctgaataaacattttggtttTGATTATACTGGAATGACCACAACAAAGGTTTCAAGAGGATTGATTTGCCATCTACAAACTAGTGCACCCAGAAATCATATGCAGAGTGAACATAACACAACACACTCTAGGAAATATgctagtaaataataataaagtcATAGAATCTACCATTGGCCAAAGAAGATTGCAAATCTTAGAAGCCTTAACTGTAAAAGAACCAACCTTAAATATGCAAAATAACAGCTTcgattccccgccggcactcaaacCCAGATCTCGCCATATGTTGATGGATAATGACGGCATCTCTACCAAGGTCTTCCTGCCTACCAAGACTACCAGAGTTTTACTCAATGCTTTACCCAATGGCCCTATCCCCTTACAGCATATTCAATTCTTCGAACACTCTCTTCCGGCCTTCTCACATGTGTAACCAAAAATTGTACCTCGTGTATTCATTCATTACCTTAAGATGTTCCAGAGAGGAATGAAACATTGCAGCAAATAAATCCGTCAATAATTACTAGAGTTGCTTTACCATTAATTTTGGCAACTTGATTGCTCTTCTTAATACTGATACAGTACTAAGAAAATAGAAGTAGAGAGAGCTTACATTATAATATCAACAATGTCATCATATTTAACTAAGCATGTCAGCAGGAATGCCTGCTGACcaaatattcatattatatactgaatatacaaataatatatatgcagtatatatatatatgtactgtatatacaaattataagtactgtacagtataccaTGCGTAGATTGTTTTACAGATTTTGGTGAATAATTGGTACAATCTTGTAATACCACAAACACCAGCTTTTCATGTGAATGTAGCGAGTAAGATTTATAGAGGCATTAATTCAAGTGATAGTGAATTACCAGGCAACAACTgttaattcaaatttttatttttttttgcattATCATGTTGTAAGTAATATCCATCCAAGTGCCTAGAAAAACTTTCCCAAATCATGTAAAGTTCCCCTGTGCTCTCTGGCAGAATTAAATGGCACCACATGTGGTAATGCCAAAATCtggctatactgtactgtaatacttCCTTCAAACACTCACATATCATGCCTATTTCTATCACTTTTTAGATGATAATGtagaaaacatatgacaaaagttATTAAGGCATGTTATTTTGCAAAGGTTAAGGTATTGTTATTGCTCAATAATGCTCTGGATACATCCTTATGCAAATTCAGTACCCTAAAGTCTTTCAAATTATGTATCACCAGATCCTTGATCAAGCCCATAAATCATGGGGTCCATGCAGCTAACAGGCTGTGTACTAAAGTACATCATGTTAAACAATGTTTGGCAAGTTCTCCCTTCTGATGATCGAAAACTAATGGATAATAGGAGACAAAACAGGTTACAATATGAAAAACTGCTCTATGAAGGAAACCATCTCAAATTGGCCCAAAGATTGCATCAAGTGAGATGAAAGTAATTactcaaaaataaaaaattaattttttttttttacaattcctAGTCACTTAGACGATTACTATGAATGGGGGATTTGCCGATATGTTTCAAGAGGCTGTCAAGCAGGTAGAAGAGCATGATAAAGAAAAATAACGGAAGATGCCAAGGACCTACATTATGGTACAttaactcaagaaattgttctgtATTCCTGGCAATCTTGTGTAGAGAAGAAGCTGAAAATACAAGTGGCTTAGAACAAAGTATTGTTACCTAGTTACAGTTGCTGTTCAACTAATTAGTTTTGTTTTAATTCCTCACCTGTTAGCATAAAACTGTTGAATTGCATTCATACTGGACCCAGTGGTGCTGCAAGAGTACTGTGGATACTGTGAGAAAGCAACACAATGCTCAACACCATCCCTGTGGAGTATACAAAATTTAGTTCACAATTTTGAATGGCTTTATAAAAAGACTATGAAACGTGTACAACACCACATACATCTTTAATGAGTGCATCAATGTATGTTTGCACTTTCTTTCCCCTACAGTGTGTACAAGTTCTTCAACTACTGAAATTACCATAACTTTAACAACCTTGTAACAGTAACTTCTGCTATAGTCTTTACTTCTTTCCTAAAGCAAGGCTCTGCAGCTCTCTCCAGGATTATGACAACTCCCCatgctcaaaataacctcaatgtTGATAAAAAAATATCAATGTTGACTAATTTTTACATCATTTGTTCAGCTTTGCTTTAGGGGGGGGGATACGCAGCTACAGTTCTTACCAACAGAAATACAGTTGGATGCAACTCTCACCAAAACTCATTAACAACCAACACCCACAAAAAttatgttcaccattacaaagtgAAAGGCAAATTTTGTTTACATACAATCTATAaaacctgcatactcttctgtaaTTACTTAAATCTTACAAAATTAATACAATTAAATTCTTTGGTTAAACTGAATATGTGCACTGAGAACCTCATCACTAGGGAATATTGAGAGTAAACAGTGTTTCTACCAAACCAAATTCTTCTAGATTATTttgtagtacagtactgtacagggtGTATAAATATTCTACTGTATTATGCAGCTCATTATACTGAATTGTACATACTTTTCCATCTGTTCTAATGTATCTTCAGTGAGTGGACAAGCGTAACGAAAGCCAATGTAATGCTTATGTGGGGCAGAATTTGGCAACAATGTGTCTAGACGTTCACACAGCCGATGTCCCTAAAGACGGAAGGCACATTTAATAAAGAAAAACCATTCATTGAAAGTGGTGAATTCATAACAAAAAACCAAGAGATATATATTATTGCAAGAAATTGTAGTTTAATAGTTATTTTCAATCTAAAACATTTCGGTTATCTTTACGCTTTACATAATAATACAGAACCTAttttaaaaattagcaaataatacCAATTTGTTGAAAATATTCCTTATTCTCATTTTAAAATCAGCAACATACAGGGTCTTTCTAAAACATCTAAAAATAAAACATTGTAATTCACACTCTAATGCTTACCTGAATATCTGTCCATTTAAATATTGGAGACCCACCACCAATTTCCTCATATTTCTTTTGGATGCTTGGTGTTCTACGCTTGGCAATCCATGGTCCCATGTAACTGATAAGAAATATAATGTTAAATCATCATTACAAAACTAGCTGCCTTGACTTTATTTAAAACAAAGTGAATGTAATGATGAGGAAGCACTGTTTAATTTTGTCAGGATAAAGACAGCCTTTTTTATGTATATGTTAGgctagtatcaaggtactccaagAACAAACcactgaccctccccccccccccaggatgcaactGCACAACAGTTGACCTActtcctggtacctatttactgctaggtgaatagaggtatTAGACaacaggaaatgtgcccaaccatttctgtcctgcccaggaTTTCCAACTGAGTCAAGAATGAACCCACCTGTACTACCGAGACCCTTAAGCCATTAGGACCCCATAGCACTTgaccggggggtggggggggggttggacaacAGAAAGCTGGGATATGAAGTTGTGGTGAAGGAATGGTGGTAAGCACCTTGCACTATCAAGATTGAATTCTGGCCCTGCAGGAAGTGAAGCCATTgctctaccgaccagtccaagcaGATAGATACCTAAaacaaagtacagtacagtattccttACTGAAGCATCTGCACGTGACATGtaagaaaaaaaaaaggggggggggggaaacaagaCATCTTAACCATATGAAAAACTACCTTAAAATGTCCATTTCTCAAATATATTCTATATTAGGTTACAACTTGTAAATGTATATGGAGAAACTACAATACGAGAACACTGATCAAACAGGTATAGCATTTGTCTACCCTAGTagtatatactgtacatgtactgtactatactttaATAACAATTACAATTACTGTACCTGTACTGtataaatacaaagagaaacattaAAACTAATAAAATTTTATGTTTATACCAAGTCATAATTACAGAACTGTATTACATAATAATTATTAAAAGTACAAACAAATTAATTATAAGTAAAAAGTCATTAAGTTTTGTCCAAAacactttgcataatagtgggttCATTAGTATAATTCCTGTCCCTACAATTGTACATTATTCTTGTGTTCTGtgtacacacattcttttgaataaaaaatttattattattataaatcaaAATGTAGTGCAGTTGTACTGTATTCGGATAGAAAACAAAACTTACAATTTTCATTCTTAACTGACTGATTATCTTCAACTAGGTAAACTTCATTCAGAATTTCAGATGAAATTTGGGCTGGGTAATAATAAAATCCATACCCATCCAGAACAAAAAATATAGTCCGGAGCCTTCGTGTTCAATCTCATCAAAATCAATCTTTGGGGCCTCAGAGGGATTCACTGACAGACTTACAAGTACTAAATTAGTTAATCAAGTACAgatcctactagttttacacatcaAGGTATGTACAGTAATATACAATACAAACAAAAAACAGCAGTTTATATTCTTACTCTTGGAATGGAAGCTGAATTATATCACGATCTTTAAAAAGTCGTAGTAGAAAGTCATGAACATCATCTAAGGTCCTTGGGCCACCCATGTTGAGCATAAGTATACCAGTCTTAGGTGACTTTGAAGTGCCAAAATTCCTACAAACATTTGAAGTCCTGAAGTCCAAAGAATTTGAGGATGTGGCCAGCCAACATAAACTTGATCGTAATGGAACATCTGAAAAACAAACACAATATTACAGTACAAGTATAAATGGCTGCAGTACTAAACTGGAAATCTAACACAGTTGATTTAATACTATATTAGAAACAGTCTTTATCATTAATGTAAAAGCAATCCAAGACAATCTGGTCTTGGAttcataaatcaataaataaaagcAATCTGGTGATACCCCAAGAGAAATTCAGTGCTGCAAGAGGGTAAAATTGAATTTTTGCAGGCCTGAAGTTTGTCCATTCACTATGCACATGCACAGGGCATGTGCATAGTAAGTATAGGCTGACAGGGTAAACTGACATTATTGCAGCATTCAAGGCAAATACCCTAATTATAATACAGTGGATCCCTGTTGCAATATAAACGTATATAATACACAAGTATAAACTCAATAAAATACATAACAgtatatattacataaaggaagaTCCAAAGTCATTCTATACCTATATACAAAGTAAAACCAAAACCAAGGACCCTTAgaagattgttttttttttttttgagatatatacaagagttgttacattcttgtacagccactagtacgcgtagcgtttcgggcaagtccttaatcctatggtccctggaatacgatcccctgccgcgaagaatcgttttttcatccaagtacacattttactgttgcgttaaacagaggctacagttaaggcattgcgcccagtaaatcctccccggccaggatacgaacccatgacgtagcgctcgcggaatgccaggcgagtgtcttaccactacaccacagagactgtatTACAATTAGACGATGAGACTATCCAAGTTATATTGGATGATAAAAGGGGGGGCAGCAAACACActgaatgaa
Proteins encoded in this window:
- the FeCH gene encoding ferrochelatase, mitochondrial; its protein translation is MSTLLPRMSALFTRYVPLRSSLCWLATSSNSLDFRTSNVCRNFGTSKSPKTGILMLNMGGPRTLDDVHDFLLRLFKDRDIIQLPFQDYMGPWIAKRRTPSIQKKYEEIGGGSPIFKWTDIQGHRLCERLDTLLPNSAPHKHYIGFRYACPLTEDTLEQMEKDGVEHCVAFSQYPQYSCSTTGSSMNAIQQFYANRSAETNMKWSVIDRWCTNPFLVKCFAKNIKKELDQFPKEKQKDVFILFSAHSLPLKQNNRGDPYSAEVGATVQLVMQELGFTHPYRLVWQSKVGPLPWLSPATDDAIKGLVQRGKKNIILVPIAFTSDHIETLHELDIEYGKDIGEKIGAECIRRCASPNDHPLFIDALVDVVSNHIKAGHRCTEQFLNTCPMCVNPSCFASKKWFRYATKKF